The Rothia sp. SD9660Na DNA segment ACAATCAGCTTGCCGGCGTTCTCACTCTTCTTAGCTTCCTCCAGAGCGGCCCACACAGCTGCACCGGAGGAGATGCCGCCCAGGATGCCCTCTTCGCTGCCCAGCTTACGGGCGGTAGCAACGGCGTCGTCGATAGCAACGTCGGTGACGGCATCGTAGATATCGCGGTTGAGGGTATCGGGTACGAAGTTAGCGCCCAGGCCCTGGATCTTGTGGGGGCCAGCCTTGCCCTCGGTCAGCAGGGGGGAGTCCTTGGGCTCGACCGCAACAACCTTGATGTTGGGGTTCTGCTCCTTGAGGTACTTGCCGGTACCAGAGACGGTACCGCCGGTGCCAATGCCAGCTACGAAGATATCAATCTTGCCTTCGGTTGCTTCCCAGACCTCGGGACCGGTGGTGTTGTAGTGGATCTCGGGGTTAGCTTCGTTGGAGAACTGGGAGGCCAGAATAGCGTTCTCGGTGGAGGCTACGATTTCCTTGGCCTTTTCAACGGCACCGCGCATACCCTCAGAACCGGGGGTCAGCACGATTTCAGCACCGTAGGCGCGCAGCATGACGCGACGCTCGTTGCTCATGGTTTCGGGCATGGTCAGAATGACCTTGTAGCCGCGGGCAGCGCCCACCATGGCCAGGGCGATACCGGTGTTGCCTGAGGTACCTTCAACGATGGTGCCGCCGGGCTTGAGGGCACCGGACTTCTCAGCGGCGTCGATGATAGCTACACCGATGCGGTCCTTGACGGAGTTGGCGGGGTTGTAGAATTCCAGCTTGACTGCGACGTTGCCGGGCAGGTCAGCATCCAGGCGGTTGAGACGGACGATGGGGGTGCGGCCGACAACTTCGGTGATATTGTTGTACATCTTTGACATGAGTGCACCTTTCGAGTGAAAGCGATTGATGGTTCGCCCTCTAGTGTACGTAACAAAGGGGAAGGGCTTAACTTCTAAGAAACTTAGCGTAATGTTGCCTAGTCTTGGTGAGTTTGGGGTTAATGACGGCCATGCAGTAACCCTGGTAGGGGTTAAGGGCGTAGTAGTTCTGGTGGTAGTCCTCAGCCTCGTAGAAAGTGCCCAGGGGCTCTACCACCGTGACGATGGGCTGATCCCACAGCTTCTGTGCCCTCTCTATGGCTGACTCAAAGAGGGCCTTTTGCTCCTCGTTCTCATAGTAGAGGGCCGAGCGGTACTGGGGGCCGGCGTCCGCCCCCTGCCTATCCCAGCTGGTGGGGTCGTGCGAGGTAAAGAAAATATCGAGCACGGTTTCGGCGGGAATGACGGTCTCGTCAAACTCCACCTTGACGACCTCAACGTGGCCGGTGGTCCCCGAACAGACCTCGCGGTAGGTGGGGTTCTCAACGTGCCCACCGGTGTAGCCGCTGATACTGGCGGTAATTCCTTCAAACTGACGATATACGGCGTCGATGCACCAGAAGCACCCGCCGCCTACAACAAAACTTTGCATACCCCTGTAACAGCCAAGCCCAGGCACTTATTCCTAGCTGGGTGCTCGTGAAAGAATAGAGGCATGACTGAACTTTTAACCCCCACCCTGAACGATGTAACCCGGGCCTTCCATGATATTTTCCCGCCCTCTCTTGCCGAGAAATGGGACGCCGCTGGTCTGGTGGTCGGGCGCGCTGATGCCCCCGTCACCACTGTTGGTTTCGCGGTGGACGCCACCGTGGCAACTGCCCGTGAGGCCGCAGAAAAAGGTGCGGGCCTGCTCATTACCCACCACCCCCTGCTGCTGCGCGGGGCGTCCTTCCTGCCCGATACCGACTACAAGGGCGAAATCGTGCATACCCTCATTGAGGCTGGTTGCGGCCTGCTGGGTGCCCACACCAACGTGGACTCGGCCCCGCACGGCACTAATGAGGTCTTCATGAGCAAGCTGGGTATCACCGACACCCAGATTCTGGCCGAGGAAGAGACCGTACAGATTGAGGGGGCGGACGTTCGCGTCGGCATCGGGCGCGTTGGCAGTCTGCCTGCCCCCGTCAGCCTCAAGGAACTGGCCGAAAAAATTGCTGACTTCCTGCCGGCAACTGCCGGTGGCCTGCGTATCGCAGGCCGACCCGATCAGATGGTTCAAAAAATTGCCCTCTGCACCGGGGCTGGTGATTCCCTCTTTGGCGACGCTCGCGCATCGGGTGCGGACGTCTACATCACTGCAGATCTGCGCCACCACCCGGCCTCAGAAGCCCGCGAGCAGGCCCTCATCAGTGGAAGCACCCCGGCCCTGATTGACTGCTCCCACTACGCCAGCGAATGGCTCTGGATGGACGGGGCCGCCCGCCTGCTCGCCGAAAAGCTAGAGGGCCAGGGATTTGCAATTGAAACCTACGTTTCAACCCTCAACACCGACCCGTGGGACTTCACCGTCCCCACCGGGCAGGTAGCGGGCTCAGCCTCCACCCGCTAGGTGCCCTACTCCCTCACCAGAAGAGTCAGGGTACCCGGCTTCTTCTCGGTGGGGGAGAGCAGCTCCACCTCAAAACCGGGGGCAAGAGCCTCGGCCAGCTCACCGGCGTCCTCAATCCCGGTCAGATTTTCCTGCACCAGGTAGCGGCCTAACAGGCCCCGGTAGTGCTTGGCCATGTGCGAGACCACCTTGCGACTACCGTCAGCCGCCACCCTCTCGACCCGAACCAGCAGATGGCGCTGCGGGGCGGGCGTCCACGCCTTCGCGTAGGCAGCAGAGCGGCCATCCACCACCAGCTGATCCCTGGCCAACTCATCCAAGGGGCGCTTGAGCTCGCCCTTCCAAAACTTAGCCAGATCCCCAATCTCACCCAGCTTCGTGCCCATCGACAGCCGGTAGGCCGGAATCATATCGGTAAGACACACCGCGCCCCAGGCCGCAGATATCACCACAACAGCCCTATCAGCCCGCTTTCGTGCGTCCGCTTCCAAAGAACCGTACCCAAAAGCCTCAAACAAAACCCCCGAATACACCTCGGACGCAGGAGCCGCAGGCTCCG contains these protein-coding regions:
- a CDS encoding Nif3-like dinuclear metal center hexameric protein; amino-acid sequence: MTELLTPTLNDVTRAFHDIFPPSLAEKWDAAGLVVGRADAPVTTVGFAVDATVATAREAAEKGAGLLITHHPLLLRGASFLPDTDYKGEIVHTLIEAGCGLLGAHTNVDSAPHGTNEVFMSKLGITDTQILAEEETVQIEGADVRVGIGRVGSLPAPVSLKELAEKIADFLPATAGGLRIAGRPDQMVQKIALCTGAGDSLFGDARASGADVYITADLRHHPASEAREQALISGSTPALIDCSHYASEWLWMDGAARLLAEKLEGQGFAIETYVSTLNTDPWDFTVPTGQVAGSASTR
- a CDS encoding peroxide stress protein YaaA is translated as MLILFPPSEGKTPATSGSGVKLSDLLAPELTGARETVVDELVRVSGLPDAGQLLKVGPSLLAEVERNTRLWSEPAAPASEVYSGVLFEAFGYGSLEADARKRADRAVVVISAAWGAVCLTDMIPAYRLSMGTKLGEIGDLAKFWKGELKRPLDELARDQLVVDGRSAAYAKAWTPAPQRHLLVRVERVAADGSRKVVSHMAKHYRGLLGRYLVQENLTGIEDAGELAEALAPGFEVELLSPTEKKPGTLTLLVRE
- the msrA gene encoding peptide-methionine (S)-S-oxide reductase MsrA, which produces MQSFVVGGGCFWCIDAVYRQFEGITASISGYTGGHVENPTYREVCSGTTGHVEVVKVEFDETVIPAETVLDIFFTSHDPTSWDRQGADAGPQYRSALYYENEEQKALFESAIERAQKLWDQPIVTVVEPLGTFYEAEDYHQNYYALNPYQGYCMAVINPKLTKTRQHYAKFLRS
- the cysK gene encoding cysteine synthase A; the encoded protein is MSKMYNNITEVVGRTPIVRLNRLDADLPGNVAVKLEFYNPANSVKDRIGVAIIDAAEKSGALKPGGTIVEGTSGNTGIALAMVGAARGYKVILTMPETMSNERRVMLRAYGAEIVLTPGSEGMRGAVEKAKEIVASTENAILASQFSNEANPEIHYNTTGPEVWEATEGKIDIFVAGIGTGGTVSGTGKYLKEQNPNIKVVAVEPKDSPLLTEGKAGPHKIQGLGANFVPDTLNRDIYDAVTDVAIDDAVATARKLGSEEGILGGISSGAAVWAALEEAKKSENAGKLIVAVVPDFGERYISTLLYEDIRG